The genomic stretch TCAAAGACTCCCCAGGGCTGGGTTGGAGTTTTCATTCCGACCATCGTCGTCGGCGACGCCTGCCCCTTCGTGAGGCCGTATATCTGGTTGTCGTGTATGAGGACGGTTATGTCGGGGTTTCTCCTGATGGCGTGGATCAGGTGGTTGCCGCCTTCGGCGTACATGTCGCCGTCTCCGCCCTCTGCTATGACCGTCAGCTCGGGGTTTGCCGCCTTCACACCGGTCGCTATCGGTATCGCCCTGCCGTGGAGCGTGTGGTAGCCGTTGGCGTTGATGTAGTGTGGCATCTTAGCTGCCTGTCCGATTCCACTGATTATTGCCACCTGGCTCGGCTTCAGGCCAAGCTCAGCTAAGGCTGAGATAAGAATGTTCCTTATGCCGAAGTTTCCACAGCCGGGACACCAGGCGACGTCCTTGCTGGTCGGCCTCTTGGGTTCAAAGGCCTCCCTGCCGGTTGGAAGGTTCATTCTACCACCCCCTTCAGAGCATCAAAAACCTCTTCCACCGAGAACGGCCTCCCGTCGTACTTCAGAACCCTGTGGTGAACATCGACTCCGAGTTCTTTTTTCAGAAGGTCCCCGAACTGGCCGGTGACGTTGTTCTCGACGACGATTACCGTCTTGCCTT from Thermococcus sp. encodes the following:
- a CDS encoding thiamine pyrophosphate-dependent enzyme produces the protein MNLPTGREAFEPKRPTSKDVAWCPGCGNFGIRNILISALAELGLKPSQVAIISGIGQAAKMPHYINANGYHTLHGRAIPIATGVKAANPELTVIAEGGDGDMYAEGGNHLIHAIRRNPDITVLIHDNQIYGLTKGQASPTTMVGMKTPTQPWGVF